A single window of Populus nigra chromosome 17, ddPopNigr1.1, whole genome shotgun sequence DNA harbors:
- the LOC133676406 gene encoding 7-deoxyloganetic acid glucosyltransferase-like: MVFRPNRSSTMDQPVVPHVVFLPFPAQGHVKPMLMLAELLSQAGFEATFINSNHVQHRLEHSTNIATMYCRFPKFQFRSIPDGLPSDHPRSASSISQLLISNRDETRTEFRNLLVNLGQKNGRWEPPTCIIADGIMSFAIDIAEELTIPVITFRTFSACCTWTYFHLTKLIEEGEVPFQGDVDMDKTITCIPGLEGTLRCRDLPGICRLKEANDPLLQFFIKETAAMPRASGLILNTFDRLEASMVSKLGSFFSKIYTLGPLQGLFDTFAKSPSARTSSNGLLWKEDRGCITWLDSHPSRSVIYVSFGSLVGLFRDQLLEFWHGLVNSGKPFLWVIRSDLILGEDGVSEVPVELKAATEERGCIVDWAPQEEVLAHPAIGGFLTHSGWNSTLESIFAGVPMICWPMIADQQVNSRCVSELWKIGFDMKDKCERAVIEKLVRDLMESDEIVKSTDEFAGMARDSVKEGGSSYSNLQKLIEDIKSMSLARKVSLSSVG, from the exons ATGGTTTTTAGACCAAATCGAAGCTCCACCATGGACCAGCCTGTTGTCCCTCACGTAGTCTTCCTACCCTTCCCTGCACAAGGTCATGTCAAACCAATGCTCATGCTAGCGGAGCTTCTTAGCCAAGCTGGTTTTGAAGCCACCTTCATCAACTCCAATCACGTTCAGCATCGTCTTGAACATTCCACAAACATAGCCACCATGTACTGTCGCTTCCCCAAGTTTCAATTCAGGTCCATCCCTGATGGTCTCCCATCCGATCATCCTCGCTCCGCCTCAAGCATCTCTCAACTTTTAATCTCTAATAGAGATGAGACCAGGACAGAATTTCGCAACTTGTTGGTTAATCTTGGGCAAAAAAATGGCCGGTGGGAGCCTCCGACGTGTATTATAGCTGATGGGATCATGTCTTTTGCTATCGATATTGCCGAGGAGCTCACAATTCCAGTCATAACTTTTAGAACATTCAGTGCTTGTTGCACTTGGACTTACTTCCATCTCACAAAACTCATTGAAGAAGGCGAAGTTCCATTCCAAG GAGACGTAGACATGGACAAGACCATTACATGTATTCCTGGATTGGAAGGCACTCTCCGGTGTCGAGACCTCCCAGGCATTTGCAGACTCAAAGAAGCTAATGATCCGCTTTTGCAGTTCTTCATCAAGGAAACTGCAGCTATGCCACGAGCATCTGGTCTCATACTTAATACCTTTGATAGACTCGAAGCCTCTATGGTCTCTAAACTTGGCTCCTTCTTTTCCAAGATTTACACTCTTGGTCCTCTACAAGGTCTCTTCGATACCTTTGCTAAAAGCCCCTCCGCAAGAACTTCCTCCAATGGTCTCTTGTGGAAAGAAGACAGAGGCTGCATAACGTGGCTTGATTCTCATCCGTCAAGATCGGTAATATATGTTAGTTTTGGCAGCTTGGTTGGTCTATTTCGTGATCAACTATTGGAGTTTTGGCATGGTTTAGTGAATAGTGGGAAACCATTCCTCTGGGTCATAAGATCTGACTTAATCTTGGGAGAAGATGGTGTTAGTGAGGTTCCTGTGGAACTTAAAGCTGCAACTGAGGAGAGGGGATGCATAGTGGACTGGGCTCCACAAGAAGAGGTCCTAGCCCATCCAGCCATTGGAGGGTTCTTGACTCACAGTGGATGGAACTCCACATTGGAGAGTATATTTGCAGGAGTTCCAATGATTTGTTGGCCCATGATTGCTGACCAACAAGTGAATAGTAGGTGTGTTAGCGAGTTATGGAAGATTGGTTTTGATATGAAAGACAAGTGTGAGAGGGCCGTGATTGAGAAATTGGTAAGGGATTTGATGGAAAGTGACGAGATTGTCAAATCGACAGATGAATTTGCAGGGATGGCTCGTGATAGCGTGAAGGAAGGTGGATCCTCCTACTCCAACTTGCAGAAGCTAATTGAAGATATAAAATCGATGAGCTTAGCCAGGAAGGTCTCTTTATCAAGTGTTGGATAA